From the Streptomyces sp. Tu 2975 genome, one window contains:
- the mycP gene encoding type VII secretion-associated serine protease mycosin produces the protein MHADEMWRVSTGKGITVAVIDTGVDDRLPDLKGQVLPGLNLSKEPGDENSDYDGHGSSMAVIIAGTGKKSADTGSFGLAPGTKILPVRMPKVNQGTKLAQNPELWNRSLSQAIRYAADGGARVINISLAGSETRDNVAQSVKYALDKGSLIFAGVGNDGDEGNRVLYPAATPGVVGVSAVDKNGTATKESQRGPQVDLAAPGDDIIAACPGRTQLCESHGTSDATALASASAALIWSKHPEWTNNQVLRVMMNTAGKAKSGKVRTDFGGYGVVRPRIALKTPGDPGPADEYPLPDLAAADPEPSPEASTTPAGGSEESGPAPSEQSAKAAPASDEGGKTGLWIALGLGAAVLVGGAVTVMVARSRRQSVLPTAVPAMGAGQQAYHPFPQPPQPPWQQPSGPAQVPPPPPSEPPQSRS, from the coding sequence ATGCATGCCGATGAAATGTGGCGAGTGAGTACGGGTAAGGGCATAACCGTCGCGGTGATCGACACTGGCGTGGATGACCGTCTTCCTGACTTGAAGGGACAAGTCCTTCCAGGACTCAACCTCTCGAAGGAACCAGGTGACGAGAATTCCGACTACGATGGTCACGGTTCGAGCATGGCCGTCATCATTGCCGGAACAGGCAAGAAGTCGGCGGATACAGGTTCCTTCGGCCTTGCGCCTGGAACGAAGATCCTCCCCGTCAGAATGCCTAAGGTCAACCAAGGCACTAAGTTGGCCCAGAACCCGGAGCTGTGGAATAGGTCGCTCAGTCAGGCCATTCGCTATGCAGCAGACGGCGGTGCCAGGGTCATCAATATTTCTCTGGCAGGCAGTGAGACAAGAGACAATGTAGCCCAGTCCGTGAAGTATGCCTTGGACAAGGGATCGTTGATTTTCGCCGGCGTTGGAAACGATGGCGACGAGGGTAATCGGGTCCTCTATCCGGCGGCCACCCCTGGCGTGGTCGGAGTTTCAGCGGTTGACAAGAACGGAACCGCAACGAAGGAGTCCCAGCGCGGCCCTCAGGTCGATCTCGCTGCCCCAGGCGACGACATCATCGCGGCATGCCCTGGACGTACACAGCTCTGCGAGAGCCACGGTACAAGTGACGCCACTGCCCTCGCGTCCGCCTCTGCCGCCCTGATCTGGTCCAAGCATCCGGAGTGGACCAATAACCAAGTCCTGCGCGTGATGATGAACACGGCCGGCAAGGCGAAGAGTGGCAAGGTCCGCACTGACTTCGGTGGCTACGGAGTTGTTCGCCCGCGCATCGCTCTCAAGACCCCCGGCGACCCCGGTCCCGCTGATGAGTACCCGCTCCCAGACTTGGCGGCCGCCGATCCCGAGCCGTCTCCAGAGGCATCCACGACGCCTGCCGGCGGTAGCGAGGAAAGCGGACCTGCGCCGTCGGAGCAGTCGGCCAAGGCGGCGCCCGCCTCCGACGAGGGCGGCAAGACCGGCCTGTGGATTGCTCTTGGTTTGGGCGCGGCGGTGCTTGTCGGTGGTGCCGTCACCGTCATGGTCGCCCGGTCCCGGCGTCAGAGCGTCCTGCCTACTGCAGTGCCCGCGATGGGCGCCGGGCAGCAGGCGTATCACCCCTTTCCACAGCCACCGCAGCCGCCCTGGCAGCAGCCCTCCGGGCCGGCTCAGGTGCCCCCTCCTCCTCCGTCCGAGCCGCCGCAGTCCCGTTCGTAA
- a CDS encoding PQQ-binding-like beta-propeller repeat protein translates to MAAHGVVDGKRRWTAQDIDQEAGLVSLSDALVAAVDAKGRLVTYVASTGETRWTAPAAAHKVIATDDSAVYVSTKDGRLRSISPANGEIQWTVRPKADLTKKRRPSGVAAQGRLIVASGMGHVVAVDAGSGRPVWDFADQASIDLAPIRPVVKGDVVLFNGATLTARSLADGSELWAKSEVVDGRMSPAGPPLVDGQIVYATQGHYVLGYRISDGAEAWRSPKAYFMYSPVALQGNTVCAINSRPEDGDELQLWAMALDTGEQAWTHDLPRDVGNHMILGSGNRLFVTAGEELTALPVLG, encoded by the coding sequence GTGGCCGCGCACGGTGTCGTGGACGGAAAGCGCCGCTGGACGGCGCAGGACATCGACCAGGAGGCGGGGCTCGTCTCCCTGTCGGACGCTCTCGTTGCGGCCGTCGACGCAAAGGGCCGGCTGGTGACATATGTAGCCTCCACCGGCGAGACGAGGTGGACGGCGCCGGCAGCCGCTCACAAGGTCATCGCCACGGACGACTCCGCCGTGTACGTCAGCACCAAGGACGGCCGGCTGCGCAGCATCAGCCCAGCGAACGGCGAGATCCAGTGGACGGTGCGGCCCAAGGCCGACCTCACCAAGAAGCGCCGGCCGTCGGGTGTGGCGGCACAGGGCCGCCTGATCGTGGCCTCGGGCATGGGCCATGTCGTCGCCGTCGATGCCGGCAGCGGCCGTCCGGTGTGGGACTTCGCCGATCAGGCGTCCATCGACCTCGCGCCGATCCGGCCGGTGGTCAAGGGCGACGTGGTCCTCTTCAACGGGGCCACGCTCACTGCCCGCAGCCTCGCCGACGGCTCGGAGCTGTGGGCCAAGAGCGAGGTGGTCGACGGCAGGATGAGTCCCGCGGGTCCTCCGCTGGTCGACGGCCAGATCGTCTACGCCACCCAGGGCCACTACGTCCTCGGCTACCGGATCTCCGACGGGGCCGAGGCGTGGAGGTCCCCGAAGGCGTACTTCATGTACAGCCCCGTGGCCCTGCAGGGCAACACGGTGTGCGCCATCAACTCGCGCCCCGAAGACGGCGATGAACTTCAGCTGTGGGCCATGGCTCTCGACACGGGCGAGCAAGCCTGGACACACGACCTCCCCAGGGACGTGGGCAACCACATGATCCTGGGAAGCGGCAACCGGCTGTTCGTCACGGCGGGTGAGGAGCTGACGGCCCTGCCCGTTCTCGGCTGA
- a CDS encoding S8 family serine peptidase, producing MAGIIAGTGKSGSGDGAFGLAPDATIVPIRIPDVGFDNNRPEVIAQSNKATAAAIKYAADQDIKIISMSIGWTKGSSELDDAVKYALDRGSLLFASVGNSGDVDNDPEYPGATPGVVGVSAIGKDLKKTKESQYGVQVDLAAPGDDIVHACGGKTGLCTGHGTSAATALASATAALIWSKHPEWTNNQVLRVMLNTVSSPTSGNKRNDYVGYGAVRPLRALKTPGDPGPADEYPLPDLAAAASPTPSAGAAEPAPGKDAETGRPADTASDAQDDSNAPLWIALGVGAAAIVGAAVALVARSRRS from the coding sequence ATGGCGGGCATCATCGCAGGTACCGGCAAGAGCGGTAGCGGTGACGGTGCTTTCGGCCTCGCTCCGGACGCCACGATTGTCCCGATCCGGATCCCCGACGTGGGCTTTGACAACAATCGGCCGGAAGTGATCGCTCAGTCCAATAAGGCCACGGCCGCAGCGATCAAATACGCAGCTGATCAGGACATCAAGATCATCAGTATGTCCATCGGTTGGACCAAAGGTTCCTCAGAGCTGGACGACGCGGTGAAGTATGCGCTTGATCGCGGTTCGCTGCTTTTCGCCTCCGTCGGCAACAGCGGTGATGTGGACAACGATCCTGAGTATCCGGGAGCCACACCTGGGGTCGTTGGTGTCAGCGCCATCGGAAAGGATCTCAAGAAGACCAAGGAATCGCAGTACGGCGTGCAGGTCGACTTGGCCGCCCCCGGCGATGACATCGTGCACGCTTGCGGCGGGAAGACCGGCCTCTGCACAGGTCACGGCACCAGTGCCGCCACCGCTCTCGCCTCCGCCACCGCCGCCCTCATCTGGTCCAAGCATCCCGAATGGACCAACAACCAGGTCCTCCGGGTCATGCTCAACACAGTGAGCTCCCCGACCAGTGGCAACAAGCGCAACGACTACGTCGGTTATGGCGCAGTGCGGCCCCTGCGGGCCCTCAAGACGCCGGGCGACCCGGGGCCGGCCGACGAGTATCCGCTTCCGGACCTGGCCGCTGCCGCCTCGCCGACGCCCTCGGCGGGAGCGGCCGAGCCCGCGCCCGGCAAGGATGCGGAGACGGGTCGGCCCGCGGACACCGCGTCCGACGCCCAGGACGACAGCAATGCCCCGCTCTGGATCGCTCTGGGAGTGGGCGCGGCGGCGATTGTCGGTGCGGCAGTGGCGCTGGTGGCGCGTTCCCGGCGTAGCTGA
- a CDS encoding serine/threonine-protein kinase, producing MKPLNTGDPLRLGPYRLRGVLGEGGMGKVYYGQDSSGRLAAVKVLRPELVGDQHLAQRFVREAEMAQAVTSKGVARVLAAQTEGGRPWIASEFLVGPTLDEAIRAYGPMDDSTVRALARALSRTLHGIHAAGLIHRDLKPANIVLTSSGPRVIDFGIARPEHGLTLTTTGLTPVTPGYGAPEQVLGHRVGPPADVFSLGAVLVFAASGRRAFDGGHVAAVQYEVVHGQPDLSHVSAELQALIGPCLAKNAIQRPAPGQIAAAFAPPKGAHRVWRTGPLAADIKARETENRNLITTAGGRQPLSRRRLLTLLTAGGTLAAGSGAAAWLSLGDDSGAGTGGKGLTDPFDIPPAVPAKAAKPLDANAGEYIVGEAPTPLWGPLPVVAADTSPILAVGDVVVIGAKAGGVAAFDVVTGKQRWRVAKAVPSRRYLSLSDRLVVVVDAEGTLRTHVPSTGEAKWTAPAEAASLLAADDESVYVVTRNGRLRSVGRSDAKIRWTVGAGVNLRTELRPVGMAVEGRVVVSAAGGDVITFDTVDGRKVWERRRQAEQALFPAHQDGVVYLGGRTLAALRIDDGKELWSLPLDENYLGEPEPWRSPTVYAGMLFAARGDWPHRLDPETGRTLWRRGGGNGPMRSQGAGVWIVDTNALSPQVSGLELESGRLRMMYRAGEGNRWGIAVGGNRVFFHDSHSLTALPVF from the coding sequence ATGAAGCCGCTCAATACCGGTGACCCGCTCCGACTCGGCCCATATCGCCTCCGCGGGGTGCTCGGCGAAGGGGGGATGGGCAAGGTCTACTACGGTCAGGACAGCAGCGGCCGCCTCGCCGCCGTGAAGGTGCTGCGCCCGGAACTGGTCGGAGACCAGCACCTAGCGCAGCGTTTCGTACGCGAGGCGGAGATGGCTCAGGCGGTCACCAGCAAGGGCGTGGCGCGGGTCCTGGCCGCGCAGACCGAGGGTGGGCGCCCCTGGATCGCGAGCGAGTTCCTTGTCGGGCCGACGCTGGACGAGGCCATCAGGGCCTACGGTCCGATGGACGATTCGACGGTACGGGCCCTCGCGCGCGCTCTCTCCCGTACGCTCCACGGCATCCACGCCGCCGGACTGATCCACCGTGACCTGAAACCCGCGAACATCGTCCTGACGTCATCGGGACCACGCGTCATCGATTTCGGCATTGCCCGCCCGGAACACGGCCTGACCCTCACCACCACCGGCCTGACCCCGGTCACGCCGGGTTATGGGGCCCCGGAGCAGGTCCTCGGCCACCGCGTCGGTCCACCTGCCGATGTCTTTTCGCTGGGCGCCGTCCTGGTATTCGCGGCGAGCGGCCGTCGGGCCTTCGACGGGGGACATGTGGCAGCCGTGCAGTACGAAGTCGTGCACGGCCAACCGGATTTGAGTCACGTCTCCGCTGAGCTCCAGGCACTCATCGGTCCCTGTCTGGCGAAGAACGCGATCCAGCGGCCCGCTCCCGGCCAGATCGCGGCAGCGTTCGCACCGCCCAAGGGCGCGCACCGTGTGTGGCGGACCGGTCCGCTGGCCGCCGACATCAAAGCGCGCGAGACGGAAAACCGGAACCTGATCACAACGGCGGGCGGGCGTCAGCCGCTATCCCGCCGGCGCTTGCTGACACTTCTCACGGCGGGCGGCACCCTCGCGGCAGGATCCGGTGCTGCAGCGTGGTTGTCGCTGGGCGACGACTCCGGAGCAGGCACCGGAGGTAAGGGGCTGACGGACCCGTTCGACATCCCGCCGGCGGTGCCGGCCAAGGCCGCGAAGCCCCTGGACGCAAACGCCGGTGAGTACATCGTGGGAGAAGCTCCGACACCGCTGTGGGGGCCTCTTCCGGTGGTCGCGGCCGACACCTCCCCGATCCTCGCGGTGGGCGATGTCGTCGTCATCGGCGCCAAGGCGGGCGGCGTGGCGGCATTCGACGTCGTGACGGGAAAGCAGCGCTGGCGGGTCGCGAAAGCCGTCCCGTCCCGCCGCTATCTGTCGCTGTCCGACCGCCTCGTAGTCGTGGTCGACGCGGAGGGCACCCTTCGTACCCATGTGCCCTCCACCGGCGAAGCCAAGTGGACGGCCCCCGCCGAAGCGGCATCGCTGCTGGCTGCGGACGACGAATCCGTGTATGTCGTCACGAGAAACGGCCGGCTGCGATCCGTCGGCCGCTCCGACGCGAAGATCCGCTGGACGGTCGGGGCCGGCGTGAACCTGCGCACCGAACTACGGCCGGTGGGCATGGCAGTGGAAGGCCGTGTCGTGGTCTCCGCGGCAGGGGGCGACGTCATCACGTTCGACACCGTGGACGGCCGCAAGGTCTGGGAGCGCAGGCGCCAGGCCGAGCAGGCGTTGTTCCCGGCGCACCAGGACGGCGTCGTCTACCTCGGCGGAAGGACGCTTGCAGCCCTGCGGATCGATGACGGCAAGGAGCTCTGGTCGCTCCCCTTGGACGAAAACTACTTGGGTGAGCCCGAGCCTTGGCGCAGTCCCACCGTGTACGCAGGAATGCTGTTCGCCGCGCGTGGCGACTGGCCTCATCGCCTCGACCCCGAGACGGGCAGGACCCTGTGGCGGAGGGGCGGTGGCAACGGCCCCATGCGGAGCCAGGGCGCGGGAGTCTGGATCGTCGACACGAACGCGTTGTCACCGCAGGTCAGTGGCCTGGAGCTTGAGTCCGGCCGGCTACGCATGATGTACAGGGCGGGCGAGGGCAACCGTTGGGGCATCGCGGTCGGTGGCAACCGCGTCTTCTTCCACGACTCGCACTCGCTGACCGCGCTGCCGGTCTTCTGA
- a CDS encoding PQQ-binding-like beta-propeller repeat protein: MEDLDLEVYPAAEPMPVTLGDRVMLVIGGGLAAFDPRTGNSAWTTLNLEETWRVTTDGNKVYRIQDRDLFGVEGSFKPLVIDSVDAATGRTAALRRTFENFNGLHMTAQLVCCADNMLYLVGGTGGFHRLGFQSGQSWYLVAVDMRSGAERWRRRLPPHKPDTNSPHFLAGRVVGGRLVLLQETPAGKVILAVHDSRTGQPLWSTPATEVEPDRVRNLLTVDNRHVYLGFGPLRALRLADGEEAWNLAGSQPGVSSGPPTVKNGVVYAVQEGLGLVAVGAADGKVRWAEKDGEGERADRTDPPVVGDKFVYSKGPSGLRQIDLSSHTTSGMYKTSGTRFIAHEPTGMIFSLGGPLIAGYRLE; this comes from the coding sequence GTGGAGGATCTGGACCTGGAGGTCTATCCGGCCGCGGAGCCGATGCCCGTCACTCTCGGCGACCGGGTCATGCTGGTGATCGGTGGAGGGCTGGCCGCCTTCGACCCCAGGACGGGGAACAGCGCCTGGACGACCCTCAATCTCGAGGAGACATGGCGCGTCACCACTGACGGCAACAAGGTCTACCGCATCCAGGATCGGGATCTCTTCGGCGTCGAGGGCTCGTTCAAGCCTCTTGTGATCGACTCCGTCGATGCGGCGACCGGCAGGACGGCCGCGCTACGGCGCACTTTCGAGAACTTCAACGGCCTCCACATGACAGCACAGTTGGTCTGCTGCGCCGACAACATGCTGTACCTCGTCGGCGGCACGGGCGGCTTCCATCGCCTCGGTTTCCAGAGCGGCCAGTCCTGGTATCTGGTGGCTGTCGACATGCGGTCGGGCGCCGAGAGGTGGCGACGCCGACTCCCGCCTCACAAGCCGGACACCAACAGCCCGCACTTCCTCGCGGGCCGGGTTGTCGGCGGTCGGCTGGTTCTGCTCCAGGAGACGCCCGCCGGAAAGGTGATACTCGCGGTGCACGACTCTCGGACGGGACAACCTCTGTGGTCCACCCCCGCGACCGAGGTCGAACCGGACAGGGTTCGAAACCTGCTCACCGTCGACAACCGGCACGTCTACCTGGGCTTCGGCCCACTGCGCGCGCTTCGCCTGGCCGACGGCGAGGAAGCGTGGAACCTTGCCGGCAGCCAGCCGGGCGTCTCCTCAGGACCGCCGACCGTCAAGAACGGGGTCGTGTACGCAGTTCAAGAAGGCCTGGGACTCGTCGCCGTCGGCGCGGCGGACGGGAAGGTGCGCTGGGCGGAGAAGGACGGGGAGGGCGAGCGGGCAGACCGTACCGATCCACCGGTTGTCGGCGACAAGTTCGTGTACAGCAAGGGCCCTTCGGGGCTCCGGCAGATCGATCTCTCCTCACATACGACGTCCGGCATGTACAAGACGTCCGGGACTCGCTTCATCGCTCATGAGCCCACCGGGATGATCTTCTCTCTCGGCGGCCCGCTCATCGCGGGGTACCGACTGGAGTGA
- a CDS encoding serine/threonine-protein kinase has product MTHDDPVEIAGHRLLARLGHGGMGTVYLARTPGGRVLALKTMHAAIASDPAARSRFHLETDAACIIGGHHGATVHDADPHAETPWLATEYVLGPPLDDAVDLCGPLPETSVRAIGAALAGALTQLHASDVVHRDLKPSNVMITAYGPKIIDFGIARAAGDDHLTRTGAAAGTPAYMSPEQATGQEHTPAGDTFALAGLLTYAATGRPPFGTGQAADLLYRIRYTEPDLTGLPPTLAPIIGRCLDKNPDQRPTTGELAARLHDGRGQFADHLPHPLLTDIARRATDVWTHHPQRLPAPAATPGDAGAHHKAVARRRLLAVGGGSVLGLAVAGRVHGAGSARRILAPHRDRTTVARPPRPPLQDHCVSMSGRSRSPRWRIWTWRSIRPRSRCPSLSATGSCW; this is encoded by the coding sequence TTGACGCACGACGATCCGGTCGAGATCGCCGGCCACCGCCTGCTCGCCCGGCTCGGTCACGGCGGCATGGGCACCGTCTATCTCGCCCGTACGCCTGGCGGACGCGTCCTGGCGCTGAAAACCATGCACGCCGCCATCGCCTCGGACCCGGCCGCCCGCAGCCGCTTCCACCTCGAGACCGATGCCGCCTGCATCATCGGTGGGCACCACGGCGCCACCGTCCACGACGCCGACCCCCACGCCGAAACACCGTGGCTCGCCACCGAATACGTCCTCGGCCCACCCCTCGACGACGCCGTCGACCTCTGCGGGCCCCTCCCCGAAACCTCCGTCCGGGCCATCGGAGCCGCCCTCGCCGGAGCCCTCACCCAACTCCACGCATCGGACGTCGTCCACCGCGACCTCAAACCCTCCAACGTCATGATCACCGCCTACGGACCCAAGATCATCGACTTCGGCATCGCCCGCGCCGCAGGGGACGACCACCTCACCCGCACCGGCGCCGCCGCAGGCACACCCGCCTACATGTCCCCCGAACAAGCCACCGGACAGGAACATACCCCCGCCGGCGACACCTTCGCCCTCGCCGGCCTCCTCACCTACGCCGCCACCGGCCGGCCGCCCTTCGGCACCGGACAAGCAGCCGACCTCCTCTACCGCATCCGCTACACCGAACCCGACCTCACCGGCCTCCCACCGACCCTCGCCCCCATCATCGGCCGCTGCCTGGACAAGAACCCCGACCAACGCCCCACCACCGGAGAGCTGGCCGCCCGACTCCACGACGGCCGGGGTCAGTTCGCCGACCACCTCCCCCACCCTCTCCTCACGGACATCGCCCGACGCGCCACGGACGTCTGGACCCACCACCCCCAGCGGCTTCCAGCACCGGCGGCCACTCCGGGTGATGCCGGCGCCCATCACAAGGCCGTCGCGCGTCGCAGGCTCCTGGCGGTAGGCGGTGGATCGGTACTCGGTCTCGCCGTCGCGGGGCGGGTGCATGGGGCTGGCTCGGCTCGAAGGATCCTGGCGCCACACCGGGACCGGACAACAGTGGCGCGGCCCCCTCGCCCACCGCTTCAGGACCACTGCGTCAGCATGTCTGGCAGGTCCAGGTCGCCCCGGTGGAGGATCTGGACCTGGAGGTCTATCCGGCCGCGGAGCCGATGCCCGTCACTCTCGGCGACCGGGTCATGCTGGTGA
- a CDS encoding DUF6571 family protein translates to MLTFDNVYHAPLDKLKASVDDWSKVTTDLETLATDARSTMAAKAKDDYWRGVNAEVTKPFVDKTAKEFDDAAKAAKGIKQILSDGYEAFKKAKDDLKKLVDTEAPAQHLLITARGKVEAKHPLESDWTAQHDADYGPALQAQRAKIEAMQKRVDAIVETCDDADIAVSNALKANITGDKHNFSAPKYSSIDAEEAQRAVDLAKKGRELSHKELEQLNELLKDNHDSKVFSRTFYDGLGPKGSLEFFGQLSTDTYDLSKQDKERLKDVQELQKNLGLNLATATDPTGKDDKWTQKWGDEMRKLGTERIPLSKHDYGGPFGYQLLGGIMRYGNYDPKFLNPIAEHVVQLHAKDPYMFADSKSMAGYDKYPLNPSGKNGSGYDPVVSMLEALGHSPEASKEFFSSAPKAYNEDGTYKGGVPKGADGKEITSYFDYFTNKDYKSFPDIVGHGLDEAKESLNFMPDAFGHALESATLGHAYDDPNPNLVRDGASADLMEKVVEKYGGDPEFLKKNHSALADSLGHMGAGYVDDINWALNENESDSLYAPDKNTEAHGVFGRDGARQFLSALGQYPDAYASVSTAERVYTSSMLEAQVGPGGQINEAHAREVARTGSEVQGMLDQSRADQVEAEGLKKDEEYNKALEKRSAWIKFGAVAAVGAGVAFLPATAAGAGMAAILVPLAVDTASGAVGEQIGQVVGDWTETKQQDSKDDIQLQRREIFRAGELTAESPMKHFMQEHNVDPNGDFGQDMEEAVISGYGKGIDRENQQGHRPETDD, encoded by the coding sequence ATGCTGACGTTCGACAACGTGTACCACGCTCCACTCGACAAGCTGAAGGCGTCGGTGGACGACTGGTCGAAAGTGACGACCGACCTCGAGACGCTCGCCACCGACGCGCGTTCCACGATGGCGGCCAAGGCGAAGGACGACTACTGGCGCGGCGTGAACGCCGAGGTCACCAAGCCGTTCGTCGACAAGACGGCCAAGGAGTTCGACGACGCGGCGAAGGCGGCCAAGGGGATCAAGCAGATCCTGTCGGACGGGTACGAGGCGTTCAAGAAGGCCAAGGACGACCTCAAGAAGCTCGTCGACACCGAGGCGCCGGCCCAGCATCTGCTCATCACGGCGCGTGGCAAGGTCGAGGCCAAGCATCCGCTGGAGAGCGACTGGACTGCTCAGCACGACGCCGATTACGGACCGGCGCTGCAAGCGCAGAGGGCCAAGATCGAGGCCATGCAGAAGCGTGTGGACGCGATCGTCGAGACGTGCGACGACGCGGACATCGCCGTGTCCAACGCCCTCAAGGCGAACATCACCGGCGACAAGCACAACTTCAGCGCCCCGAAGTACAGCAGCATCGACGCAGAAGAGGCCCAGCGGGCGGTCGACCTCGCGAAGAAGGGCCGTGAACTGTCGCACAAGGAGCTCGAGCAGCTCAACGAGCTTCTGAAGGACAACCACGACTCGAAGGTGTTCTCGCGGACCTTCTACGACGGCCTGGGGCCGAAGGGCTCACTCGAGTTCTTCGGTCAGTTGTCGACCGACACGTACGACTTGTCGAAGCAGGACAAGGAGCGATTGAAGGACGTCCAGGAGCTTCAGAAGAATCTGGGTCTCAACCTTGCCACAGCAACTGACCCGACTGGCAAGGACGACAAGTGGACCCAGAAGTGGGGCGACGAGATGCGCAAGTTGGGCACCGAGCGCATCCCGTTGTCGAAGCACGACTACGGCGGTCCTTTCGGGTACCAGCTGCTCGGCGGCATCATGCGGTACGGCAACTACGACCCGAAGTTCTTGAATCCGATCGCGGAGCATGTGGTCCAGTTGCATGCCAAGGACCCGTACATGTTCGCCGACTCGAAGAGCATGGCCGGTTACGACAAGTATCCCTTGAACCCGTCGGGCAAGAACGGATCCGGCTACGACCCGGTCGTCAGCATGCTGGAAGCGCTCGGGCACAGCCCGGAGGCGTCGAAGGAGTTCTTCTCGTCCGCACCGAAGGCGTACAACGAAGACGGCACCTATAAGGGTGGCGTTCCGAAGGGCGCGGACGGCAAGGAGATCACGAGCTACTTCGACTACTTCACAAACAAGGACTACAAGTCGTTCCCGGACATAGTCGGGCATGGTCTGGATGAAGCCAAAGAGTCGTTGAACTTCATGCCCGACGCTTTCGGGCACGCCCTGGAGTCGGCGACGCTCGGTCACGCCTACGACGATCCGAACCCCAACCTTGTACGCGACGGGGCGTCCGCCGACCTCATGGAGAAGGTCGTCGAAAAGTACGGGGGAGACCCGGAGTTCCTCAAGAAGAACCACTCGGCGCTGGCCGACAGCCTGGGTCATATGGGTGCGGGATACGTTGACGACATCAACTGGGCCTTGAACGAGAACGAATCGGACAGTCTCTACGCGCCGGACAAGAACACGGAGGCGCACGGGGTCTTCGGTCGTGACGGGGCACGCCAGTTCCTCAGCGCACTCGGTCAGTATCCGGATGCCTATGCCTCCGTCTCTACAGCCGAGCGTGTCTACACGAGCAGCATGCTCGAGGCGCAGGTCGGTCCGGGGGGCCAGATCAATGAGGCGCACGCACGAGAGGTGGCGCGTACGGGTTCGGAGGTCCAAGGCATGTTGGACCAGTCACGCGCCGATCAGGTCGAGGCCGAAGGGCTCAAGAAGGACGAGGAGTACAACAAGGCCCTTGAGAAGCGCTCCGCGTGGATCAAGTTCGGCGCCGTGGCTGCGGTCGGCGCAGGAGTTGCCTTCCTGCCGGCGACGGCGGCCGGTGCCGGCATGGCGGCCATCCTGGTGCCCCTTGCCGTTGACACCGCGAGCGGAGCCGTTGGGGAACAAATCGGCCAAGTGGTCGGTGACTGGACAGAGACCAAGCAGCAGGACAGCAAGGACGACATCCAGCTTCAACGGCGGGAGATCTTCAGAGCTGGAGAACTCACAGCTGAATCGCCGATGAAGCACTTCATGCAAGAGCACAACGTCGACCCCAATGGCGATTTCGGTCAGGACATGGAGGAAGCTGTGATCTCCGGCTACGGCAAGGGTATCGACCGCGAGAATCAGCAGGGCCATCGTCCCGAAACAGATGACTGA